A part of Haloarchaeobius sp. HME9146 genomic DNA contains:
- a CDS encoding diacylglycerol kinase family protein — MSDCILVLNPKSGGGKRADQTRRLADEHGYRVWESTGRGETYELARDAVSEDASLVVAAGGDGTLNEVVRGVDDAGGLDSTTLGVVPAGTGNNFADRLGIQGIEHSFQLLESGRRRRIDLGVANGRLFVNSCVGGLTADSSVATTPEFKKRWGVLAYVINTMREYRDFEGLDIDVHDENGAELYAGEAIGVLVGNGRRFVGEPGVQANMEDGMLNIVVIEDRPARSLASDEAIRRFLRRDRDHLTRLLAPEMHLTVHGDEPRHFSLDGEGLSTTELKARSRPQCLRFCVSKTYQPRP, encoded by the coding sequence ATGTCCGATTGCATCCTCGTCCTGAATCCCAAGAGCGGCGGCGGGAAACGGGCCGACCAGACACGACGGCTCGCCGACGAACACGGCTACCGAGTCTGGGAGTCCACGGGGCGCGGGGAGACGTACGAACTCGCCCGGGATGCGGTGTCGGAAGACGCCTCGCTGGTGGTCGCAGCCGGTGGCGACGGGACCCTCAACGAGGTCGTCCGGGGCGTCGACGACGCGGGCGGCCTCGACAGCACCACCCTCGGGGTCGTCCCGGCCGGGACGGGGAACAACTTCGCCGACCGACTCGGCATCCAAGGCATCGAGCACTCCTTCCAGCTCCTGGAGTCCGGTCGTCGCCGTCGAATCGACCTCGGGGTGGCGAACGGTCGCCTGTTCGTCAACTCCTGCGTCGGCGGCCTGACCGCGGATTCGAGCGTCGCCACGACGCCCGAGTTCAAGAAGCGCTGGGGGGTGCTGGCCTACGTCATCAACACGATGCGGGAGTACCGGGACTTCGAAGGGCTGGACATCGACGTGCACGACGAGAACGGCGCGGAGCTGTACGCCGGGGAAGCCATCGGCGTCCTCGTGGGCAACGGCCGGCGGTTCGTCGGCGAACCCGGCGTGCAAGCCAACATGGAGGACGGGATGCTGAACATCGTCGTCATCGAGGACCGCCCCGCACGGTCGCTCGCCAGTGACGAGGCTATCCGCCGGTTCCTCCGGCGCGACCGGGACCACCTGACCCGCCTGCTCGCCCCGGAGATGCACCTCACCGTCCACGGCGACGAGCCTCGGCACTTCAGCCTCGACGGCGAGGGGCTGTCGACGACCGAGTTGAAGGCGCGGTCGCGGCCGCAGTGTCTGCGGTTCTGCGTGAGCAAGACGTACCAGCCACGCCCCTGA
- a CDS encoding NUDIX domain-containing protein — translation MSTPNEADEVAEELPHKNAGQEVIAVDADDNEQGLVNRLDAHTGEGIRHRAFTSLVFDGDGNILLAQRAADKRLWGTWWDGTVASHPVEGQSQEAATRERLEEELGITPDQYENLQLTDRFEYKRYFENAGVEHEVCAVLKLTLTDTSLDPDPEEVEGLMWVPYERLHDNPEFYRQLRLCPWFEIAMRRDFD, via the coding sequence ATGAGTACCCCAAACGAAGCAGACGAGGTGGCCGAGGAACTCCCGCACAAGAACGCGGGACAGGAGGTCATCGCCGTCGACGCCGACGACAACGAACAGGGCCTCGTCAACCGCCTCGACGCCCACACCGGTGAGGGTATCCGCCACCGCGCGTTCACCTCGCTCGTGTTCGACGGGGACGGGAACATCCTGCTCGCCCAGCGCGCCGCCGACAAGCGCCTGTGGGGCACCTGGTGGGACGGCACCGTCGCCTCGCACCCGGTCGAGGGACAGTCCCAGGAGGCCGCCACCCGCGAGCGCCTCGAAGAGGAACTCGGTATCACGCCCGACCAGTACGAGAACCTCCAGCTCACCGACCGCTTCGAGTACAAGCGCTACTTCGAGAACGCGGGCGTCGAGCACGAGGTCTGTGCCGTCCTCAAGCTCACCCTCACCGACACCAGCCTCGACCCCGACCCGGAGGAGGTCGAGGGCCTGATGTGGGTCCCCTACGAGCGACTCCACGACAATCCCGAGTTCTACCGGCAGCTCCGCCTGTGCCCCTGGTTCGAGATCGCGATGCGCCGCGACTTCGACTGA
- a CDS encoding CTP synthase, with protein sequence MSTDSETGYDPTLGNKFIFVTGGVMSGLGKGITAASTGRLLKNAGFDVTAVKVDPYLNVDAGTMNPFQHGEVYVLKDGGEVDLDLGNYERFLDIDMTSDHNVTTGKAYKHVIEKERAGDYLGKTVQVIPHVTDDIKRRIREAAKGTDVCIVEIGGTVGDIEGMPYLEALRQFAHEESEDDLLFVHVTLVPYSKNGEQKTKPTQHSVKELRSIGLQPDVLVGRADDKLDPETKEKIALFCDVPTKAVFSNPDVEDIYHVPLMVEEEGLDEYVMDQLGLFSRALPKRERDNSWRNIVTRDREGEVDIALVGKYDLEDAYMSVHESLKHAGLDQRVDVNVVWVDADELAADGEDSEHFQRLAQCDGVVVPGGFGSRGTEGKIAAVKYARENDVPFLGLCLGFQMAVVEYARNVLGFEGAHSAEMDADTPHPVIDILPEQYEVTDMGGTMRLGAHETDIESGTVAARLYGGDSCTERHRHRYEVNPEYFEDFEDSDMVFSGTAGNRMEILELDGHPYFFGTQFHPEFRSRPGRASPPFVGLVEAVVEQQRDVDSETETEEVEA encoded by the coding sequence ATGTCGACCGATTCCGAAACGGGGTACGACCCCACACTCGGGAACAAATTCATCTTCGTGACAGGCGGCGTGATGTCCGGGCTGGGGAAGGGTATCACGGCCGCGAGTACAGGCAGGCTTCTCAAGAACGCCGGGTTCGACGTGACCGCGGTCAAGGTCGACCCGTACCTGAACGTCGACGCCGGGACGATGAACCCGTTCCAGCACGGCGAGGTGTACGTTCTCAAGGACGGTGGCGAGGTCGACCTCGACCTGGGGAACTACGAGCGCTTCCTCGACATCGACATGACCTCGGACCACAACGTCACCACGGGGAAGGCGTACAAGCACGTCATCGAGAAGGAGCGTGCTGGCGACTACCTCGGGAAGACGGTGCAGGTCATCCCGCACGTCACCGACGACATCAAGCGTCGCATCCGCGAGGCGGCCAAGGGTACCGACGTGTGTATCGTCGAGATCGGCGGCACCGTCGGGGACATCGAGGGGATGCCCTACCTCGAGGCCCTTCGCCAGTTCGCCCACGAAGAGAGCGAGGACGACCTGCTGTTCGTCCACGTCACCCTGGTTCCCTACTCGAAGAACGGCGAGCAGAAGACGAAGCCGACCCAGCACTCCGTGAAGGAGCTGCGCAGCATCGGCCTCCAGCCCGACGTGCTCGTCGGGCGCGCCGACGACAAGCTCGACCCCGAGACGAAGGAGAAGATCGCGCTGTTCTGTGACGTGCCGACGAAGGCGGTCTTCTCGAACCCCGACGTCGAGGACATCTACCACGTCCCGCTGATGGTCGAGGAGGAGGGCCTCGACGAGTACGTGATGGACCAGCTCGGGCTGTTCTCCCGGGCGCTCCCGAAGCGCGAGCGCGACAACTCCTGGCGCAACATCGTCACCCGCGACCGCGAGGGCGAGGTCGACATCGCGCTGGTCGGGAAGTACGACCTCGAGGACGCGTACATGTCGGTCCACGAGTCGCTGAAGCACGCCGGACTGGACCAGCGCGTCGACGTGAACGTGGTGTGGGTCGACGCCGACGAACTCGCCGCCGATGGCGAGGACAGCGAGCACTTCCAGCGCCTCGCCCAGTGCGACGGCGTGGTCGTTCCCGGTGGGTTCGGCTCGCGCGGGACCGAAGGCAAGATTGCGGCAGTCAAGTACGCCCGCGAGAACGACGTGCCGTTCCTCGGCCTCTGTCTGGGCTTCCAGATGGCGGTCGTCGAGTACGCCCGGAACGTGCTGGGCTTCGAGGGCGCACACTCCGCCGAGATGGACGCGGACACCCCGCACCCGGTCATCGACATCCTGCCCGAGCAGTACGAGGTCACGGACATGGGCGGGACGATGCGTCTGGGCGCACACGAGACCGACATCGAGTCCGGGACGGTCGCGGCCCGACTCTACGGCGGCGACTCCTGCACTGAGCGCCACCGTCACCGCTACGAGGTGAACCCCGAGTACTTCGAGGACTTCGAGGACTCCGACATGGTGTTCTCGGGCACCGCGGGCAACCGGATGGAGATACTGGAACTCGACGGCCACCCGTACTTCTTCGGGACGCAGTTCCACCCCGAGTTCCGTAGCCGCCCCGGCCGTGCATCGCCCCCGTTCGTCGGCCTCGTCGAGGCCGTCGTCGAGCAACAGCGTGACGTCGACTCCGAAACGGAGACCGAAGAGGTCGAAGCATAA
- a CDS encoding zinc-binding dehydrogenase — MQAVQFSEHGDADVIEYGDFPDPEPGRDEVLVDIKAGALNHLDVWTRRGLPGVDLEMPHIPGSDGAGVVEEVGEAVTRFEPGDRVALLAGVHCGKCEFCRTGDTALCVNYHVIGEHVRGVHAEYAAIPAENLTPVPDHVDWETAAAAPLVFQTAWRMMIERGDLTQGESVLVLGASGGVGHAAVQIAAHAGAEVYATASSEEKLQHAKECGADHVIDYEAEDFAAEIREMTGKRGVDMVVDHVGEATWDKSLKSLAKNGRIVTCGATTGPRPKTNINRIFWNQLKVIGSTMATHGEAEKALSLVWDGTFEPKIRDTLPMSETKRAHEMLENREGFGKVVVIPDSEL; from the coding sequence ATGCAAGCCGTTCAGTTCAGCGAGCACGGCGACGCGGACGTCATCGAGTACGGCGACTTCCCGGACCCGGAGCCGGGCCGAGACGAGGTGCTGGTCGACATCAAGGCCGGCGCACTCAACCACCTCGACGTCTGGACCCGCCGGGGCCTCCCCGGCGTCGACCTGGAGATGCCACACATCCCCGGGAGCGACGGAGCGGGCGTCGTCGAGGAGGTTGGCGAGGCGGTCACGCGCTTCGAGCCGGGCGACCGGGTCGCGCTCCTCGCGGGCGTCCACTGCGGGAAGTGTGAGTTCTGCCGAACCGGTGACACGGCGCTGTGTGTGAACTACCACGTCATCGGCGAGCACGTCCGCGGTGTGCACGCCGAGTACGCGGCCATCCCCGCGGAGAACCTGACGCCGGTGCCCGACCACGTCGACTGGGAGACGGCCGCGGCCGCCCCGCTCGTGTTCCAGACCGCCTGGCGCATGATGATCGAGCGCGGCGACCTGACACAGGGAGAATCCGTCCTCGTGCTGGGTGCCTCCGGTGGCGTCGGCCACGCGGCGGTCCAGATAGCCGCCCACGCCGGAGCCGAGGTGTACGCCACTGCCTCCAGCGAGGAGAAACTCCAACACGCGAAAGAGTGCGGTGCCGACCACGTCATCGACTACGAGGCCGAGGACTTCGCGGCCGAGATCCGCGAGATGACGGGCAAGCGCGGGGTCGACATGGTCGTCGACCACGTCGGCGAGGCCACGTGGGACAAGTCGTTGAAGTCCCTCGCGAAGAACGGCCGAATCGTCACCTGCGGGGCGACGACGGGTCCGCGGCCGAAGACCAACATCAACCGCATCTTCTGGAACCAGCTGAAGGTCATCGGGTCGACGATGGCGACCCACGGCGAGGCCGAGAAGGCGCTCTCGCTGGTCTGGGACGGGACGTTCGAGCCGAAGATTCGCGACACCCTGCCGATGAGCGAGACCAAGCGAGCACACGAGATGCTGGAAAACCGTGAGGGCTTTGGCAAGGTGGTCGTAATCCCAGATAGTGAGCTCTGA
- a CDS encoding DUF4397 domain-containing protein → MVATRRTVLQSIGIVGGTAALGGFGAVAVRADYHESADDEAAEGLTELRVIHASPDAPNVDVVVDDEVVLSNVPFGTVSEYLVLDSGEHDITITKAGSPDDVVFSQTTELDEGKFTIMALGEITAATFEPQAFEDMTTPPMEEESAIRFIHASPDAPEVDVVLVSLKEEITEEDVQVVEKLSFGSASEYLTTDAGPHIVEVFPAIDPENPPEDLPDPVATMEVDLQGGHAYSGIALGYLDAEEDKPALELKVAIDTMLDEDLPIDEEEEDLPIGEEEEEYPVEEEEEFPVEEEEEFPVEEEEEILCPTDEPSPPIQVNWLKTEGEYDQCTSCFTPRARGVIRTRQPFRMRRRPYTLRPTWGIGRRRYY, encoded by the coding sequence ATGGTAGCAACCAGACGCACTGTTCTACAGTCAATCGGTATCGTCGGGGGGACAGCGGCACTCGGGGGGTTCGGTGCCGTCGCGGTCCGTGCGGACTATCACGAGTCGGCTGACGACGAGGCGGCCGAAGGGCTCACCGAGCTCCGGGTCATCCACGCGTCGCCGGACGCCCCGAACGTCGACGTCGTCGTCGACGACGAGGTCGTCCTGTCGAACGTGCCATTCGGGACCGTAAGCGAGTATCTCGTGCTCGACTCCGGTGAGCACGACATCACCATCACGAAGGCCGGCAGCCCGGACGACGTGGTCTTCTCGCAGACTACCGAACTCGACGAGGGCAAGTTCACCATCATGGCTCTCGGTGAGATCACCGCCGCGACGTTCGAGCCGCAGGCGTTCGAGGACATGACGACGCCGCCGATGGAGGAGGAGTCCGCCATCCGGTTCATCCACGCCTCGCCCGACGCGCCGGAGGTCGACGTGGTACTCGTCTCGCTGAAGGAGGAGATAACCGAAGAGGACGTCCAGGTCGTCGAGAAGCTCTCGTTCGGGTCGGCCAGTGAGTACCTCACCACGGACGCCGGGCCACACATCGTCGAGGTGTTCCCGGCCATCGACCCCGAGAACCCACCGGAGGACCTTCCGGACCCCGTCGCCACCATGGAGGTCGACCTGCAGGGCGGCCACGCGTACAGTGGCATCGCGCTCGGCTATCTCGACGCCGAGGAGGACAAGCCCGCCCTCGAACTCAAGGTCGCCATCGACACGATGCTCGACGAAGACCTGCCCATCGACGAGGAGGAAGAGGACCTGCCCATCGGCGAAGAGGAAGAAGAGTACCCGGTCGAGGAGGAGGAAGAGTTCCCGGTCGAGGAGGAGGAAGAGTTCCCGGTCGAGGAGGAGGAGGAGATCCTCTGCCCGACCGACGAACCGTCGCCGCCCATCCAGGTCAACTGGCTCAAGACCGAGGGTGAGTACGACCAGTGTACCAGCTGCTTCACGCCGCGGGCCCGCGGCGTCATCCGGACGCGCCAGCCGTTCCGGATGCGCCGTCGCCCGTACACCCTTCGGCCCACCTGGGGAATCGGTCGCCGCCGCTACTACTGA
- a CDS encoding cupin domain-containing protein, with the protein MTLDRYPDLDPDAGEVLDAEVVVADDVLVKAFALGPGATLDPHDHPTSANVFHVVEGTVTVIQDETEETVTAPGVVFHDRGVAHGARNDGDEPAVLTATLAPFPG; encoded by the coding sequence ATGACACTCGACCGGTATCCCGACCTCGACCCCGACGCTGGCGAGGTGCTCGACGCCGAGGTCGTCGTCGCGGACGACGTGCTCGTGAAAGCCTTCGCACTCGGGCCAGGGGCGACGCTCGACCCGCACGACCATCCCACGTCGGCGAACGTGTTCCACGTCGTCGAGGGGACTGTGACGGTGATACAGGACGAGACCGAGGAGACCGTCACCGCACCCGGTGTGGTGTTCCACGACCGCGGGGTCGCCCACGGCGCGCGAAACGACGGGGACGAACCCGCGGTTCTGACCGCGACGCTCGCACCGTTCCCCGGCTAA
- a CDS encoding molybdenum cofactor biosynthesis protein B, translated as MSEHDGDDHGHEHDHGDDQASEDEDHDHHEHADEQDHHGHEDHDHHHHHDITSLGVGVVTVSSSRSLDDDPAGDTIEATFEDEGHEVVVRELVPDEFDSVQGTVSRLTERRDVDAVVTTGGTGVTPDDVTVEAARQLFEKELPGFGELFRRFSYDDIGTTVIATRATAGISNGCPVFCLPGSRPAVELGVEDIILPEVPHLAGLAQREEPEEDDEE; from the coding sequence ATGAGCGAACACGACGGCGACGACCACGGGCACGAGCACGACCACGGCGACGACCAGGCGAGCGAAGACGAGGACCACGACCACCACGAACACGCAGACGAACAGGACCACCACGGTCACGAGGACCACGACCACCACCATCACCACGACATCACCTCGCTCGGGGTCGGCGTCGTCACCGTCTCCTCGTCCCGGTCACTGGACGACGACCCGGCCGGCGACACCATCGAGGCCACATTCGAGGACGAAGGGCACGAGGTCGTCGTCCGCGAGCTGGTGCCTGACGAGTTCGACAGCGTCCAAGGGACCGTCTCCCGGCTGACGGAGCGGCGCGACGTGGATGCGGTCGTCACGACCGGTGGGACCGGCGTGACACCCGACGACGTGACGGTCGAAGCCGCCCGCCAGCTCTTCGAGAAGGAACTCCCCGGTTTCGGCGAACTGTTCCGCCGATTCTCCTACGACGACATCGGGACGACCGTCATCGCGACGCGGGCCACCGCGGGCATCTCCAACGGCTGTCCGGTGTTCTGTCTGCCGGGGAGTCGCCCGGCGGTCGAACTCGGCGTCGAGGACATCATCCTCCCGGAGGTTCCCCACCTCGCCGGGCTGGCCCAGCGCGAGGAGCCCGAGGAGGACGACGAAGAGTAA
- a CDS encoding DUF4397 domain-containing protein has protein sequence MTTRRTVVKTLGIVGGTAALGGWNVAAQADDDQFPFEDDELGYREADPAAIRVLHAVPDGPALDLLVNDFEVLEQFEYGQITPYAEMRRGLFDFRTILDIQTFAPGGRDGPDKLVELREGDHTIVVAGPSLPSSDSELLVFEDDNTPVSRTEAKVRFIHVSPDAGEVNVRAKGVGRLARRLEFGEATDYETVPAGTLELTLRKPGRQRSLDVLLALAGGATYTVFAHGFLYDDSGALSIGGERGFTLLPVVDNLSASPRLSLSSIPPLRGRGGRGRGRGGWGRGGWGRGGWGRGGWDRDDWGRGGWGRGRGGWRRRWRRGVHSPQGDGPGPGRGGFGGRFDDGRIEFDSPFQTDDE, from the coding sequence ATGACTACACGGCGAACCGTCGTCAAGACGCTCGGTATCGTTGGGGGGACAGCGGCGCTCGGGGGGTGGAACGTCGCGGCGCAGGCCGACGACGACCAGTTCCCGTTCGAGGACGACGAACTCGGATACCGGGAGGCCGACCCGGCGGCGATCCGTGTACTCCACGCGGTGCCGGACGGCCCGGCGCTGGACCTGCTCGTCAACGACTTCGAGGTGCTCGAGCAGTTCGAGTACGGGCAGATAACGCCGTACGCGGAGATGCGACGCGGCCTCTTCGACTTTCGAACCATCCTAGACATCCAGACGTTCGCTCCGGGGGGGCGCGACGGGCCGGACAAGCTGGTGGAGCTCCGCGAGGGCGACCACACCATCGTCGTCGCCGGACCGAGTCTCCCGAGCAGTGACTCCGAACTGCTCGTCTTCGAGGACGACAACACGCCGGTCTCACGGACCGAGGCGAAGGTGCGATTCATCCACGTCTCGCCCGATGCGGGCGAGGTGAACGTGCGGGCGAAGGGCGTCGGCCGGCTGGCCCGCCGCCTGGAGTTCGGTGAAGCGACCGACTACGAGACGGTCCCCGCGGGGACGCTCGAACTTACCCTCCGCAAGCCCGGCCGGCAGCGAAGCCTCGACGTGTTGCTCGCGCTGGCGGGCGGGGCGACCTACACTGTCTTCGCCCACGGGTTCCTGTACGACGACTCGGGCGCGCTCTCCATCGGCGGCGAGCGCGGCTTCACGCTCCTCCCGGTCGTAGACAACCTCTCGGCCAGCCCCCGGCTCTCGCTGAGCAGTATCCCGCCGCTCCGGGGACGGGGCGGGCGCGGGCGCGGTCGTGGCGGCTGGGGCCGCGGTGGCTGGGGACGTGGCGGCTGGGGTAGAGGCGGCTGGGACCGCGACGACTGGGGCCGCGGTGGCTGGGGTCGCGGTCGGGGCGGCTGGCGTCGCCGCTGGCGGCGTGGCGTCCACAGCCCGCAGGGTGACGGGCCCGGTCCCGGTCGTGGCGGGTTCGGCGGCCGGTTCGACGACGGACGCATCGAGTTCGACTCGCCGTTCCAGACCGACGACGAGTGA
- a CDS encoding NAD-binding protein: MTKAIFAGVDEHALVAALEAEGIEVTVIPDVANRPALEEAGILEADLFVLTDVGQATSIPIAKTMNPDVRIVAFTDDSLPEFVSGQEVLAIDPALLDAEAVAEELAAS; encoded by the coding sequence ATGACGAAGGCCATCTTCGCCGGTGTAGACGAACACGCACTCGTCGCCGCCCTCGAAGCCGAAGGCATCGAGGTGACGGTGATTCCCGACGTGGCGAACCGCCCCGCACTCGAAGAGGCGGGTATCCTCGAGGCCGACCTGTTCGTCCTCACGGACGTGGGACAGGCGACCTCGATCCCCATCGCGAAGACGATGAACCCCGACGTGCGAATCGTGGCGTTCACCGACGACTCCCTCCCGGAGTTCGTCAGCGGACAGGAGGTGCTGGCCATCGACCCGGCACTGCTGGACGCCGAGGCGGTGGCAGAGGAACTCGCGGCGTCGTAG
- a CDS encoding ABC transporter ATP-binding protein: MSESEPLLRVTDLEKYYYENDTFLDSLLGNETQSVKAVDGVSFEVQEGETLGLVGESGCGKSTTSETVLRLREATGGTVEFDGENVFEMDKAELKAFRRNAQIVFQDPFSSLDPRMTIGEIVTESLRIHGIADREERQERAAELLERVGLSASQVDRYPHEFSGGQRQRIGIARAIALDPEFIVLDEPVSALDVSVQAQVLNLLGDLQEEFGLTYLFVAHDLSVVRHISDRVAVMYLGEIVETGPVDEIFENPQHPYTQALLESVPRPSVEEYGRRGDVLEGDVPSPRNPPSGCRFHTRCPYATEACKTEKPPAYEHGPQHQATCFRLDGDHDYWESEPLSHAEDSVAEESAVHSDD; this comes from the coding sequence ATGAGTGAGAGCGAGCCACTGCTGCGCGTGACCGACCTGGAGAAGTACTACTACGAGAACGACACGTTCCTCGACAGCCTGCTCGGCAACGAGACACAGAGCGTCAAGGCCGTCGACGGGGTCTCCTTCGAGGTCCAGGAGGGCGAGACGCTCGGGCTCGTCGGCGAGTCCGGCTGTGGGAAGTCCACCACCAGCGAGACCGTCCTCCGGCTCCGCGAGGCCACCGGCGGCACCGTGGAGTTCGACGGCGAGAACGTCTTCGAGATGGACAAGGCGGAACTGAAGGCGTTCCGCCGGAACGCCCAGATCGTCTTCCAGGACCCGTTCTCCAGCCTCGACCCGCGGATGACCATCGGCGAGATCGTCACCGAGAGCCTGCGCATCCACGGTATCGCGGACCGCGAGGAGCGCCAGGAACGCGCCGCGGAACTGCTCGAGCGCGTCGGGCTCTCGGCGAGTCAGGTCGACCGGTACCCCCACGAGTTCTCCGGGGGCCAGCGCCAGCGCATCGGCATCGCCCGCGCCATCGCGCTCGACCCCGAGTTCATCGTGCTCGACGAGCCGGTGTCCGCGCTGGACGTCTCCGTGCAGGCGCAGGTGCTCAACCTGCTCGGCGACCTGCAGGAGGAGTTCGGGCTGACGTACCTGTTCGTCGCCCACGACCTCTCCGTGGTCCGGCACATCTCCGACCGCGTGGCCGTGATGTATCTCGGCGAGATCGTCGAGACCGGCCCGGTCGACGAGATATTCGAGAACCCGCAGCACCCGTACACGCAGGCGCTGCTCGAGAGCGTGCCGCGACCCTCGGTCGAGGAGTACGGTCGCCGGGGCGACGTGCTGGAGGGCGACGTTCCCTCGCCGCGGAACCCGCCCTCGGGCTGTCGGTTCCACACCCGGTGCCCGTACGCCACCGAGGCGTGCAAGACGGAGAAACCGCCGGCCTACGAGCACGGCCCGCAGCATCAGGCGACGTGCTTCCGGCTCGACGGTGACCACGACTACTGGGAGAGCGAACCGCTCTCGCACGCGGAGGATTCGGTCGCAGAAGAGTCGGCTGTGCACTCCGACGACTGA
- the guaA gene encoding glutamine-hydrolyzing GMP synthase, producing the protein MVDTDEFIPEAVAEIQEAIGDSKAIIALSGGVDSSVAAALAYEAIGDNLVPIYVDTGLMRKGETEQIRETFDYMHSLDIVEAQDRFLDALEGVTDPEEKREIIGEQFIREFEREAKAVDAEYLVQGTIYPDRIESEGGIKSHHNVGGLPDVMDFEGIVEPVRDLYKDEVREVARAMDLEEVVSERMPFPGPGLAVRVIGEITEEKLEVARESNHIIEEELEEYDPWQALAAVIGKATGVKGDNRVHGWVVSVRSVESRDGMTARAQNIDWDTLQRIQSRITGTNDNVARVVYDVTHKPPATIEYE; encoded by the coding sequence ATGGTAGACACAGACGAGTTCATCCCGGAAGCAGTCGCAGAGATTCAGGAAGCAATCGGCGATTCGAAGGCCATCATCGCCCTCTCGGGCGGTGTCGACTCCTCGGTCGCGGCCGCGCTGGCCTACGAGGCCATCGGCGACAACCTCGTGCCCATCTACGTGGACACGGGGCTGATGCGCAAGGGCGAGACCGAGCAGATTCGCGAGACGTTCGACTACATGCACTCGCTCGACATCGTCGAGGCACAGGACCGCTTCCTCGACGCCCTCGAAGGGGTTACGGACCCCGAGGAGAAGCGCGAGATAATCGGTGAGCAGTTCATCCGCGAGTTCGAGCGCGAGGCGAAGGCAGTCGACGCGGAGTACCTCGTGCAGGGAACGATCTACCCCGACCGTATCGAGTCCGAAGGTGGCATCAAGTCCCACCACAACGTTGGCGGTCTTCCCGACGTCATGGACTTCGAGGGCATCGTCGAGCCGGTCCGTGACCTCTACAAGGACGAGGTCCGCGAGGTCGCTCGCGCGATGGACCTCGAAGAGGTCGTCTCCGAGCGCATGCCGTTCCCCGGTCCCGGCCTCGCCGTGCGCGTCATCGGCGAGATAACGGAGGAGAAACTCGAGGTGGCCCGCGAGTCGAACCACATCATCGAGGAGGAACTGGAGGAGTACGACCCGTGGCAGGCCCTCGCGGCCGTCATCGGCAAGGCGACCGGCGTCAAGGGCGACAACCGCGTCCACGGCTGGGTCGTCTCGGTCCGCTCCGTCGAATCGCGTGACGGCATGACCGCCCGCGCCCAGAACATCGACTGGGACACCCTCCAGCGCATCCAGTCGCGCATCACCGGTACGAACGACAACGTCGCCCGCGTGGTGTACGACGTAACGCACAAACCGCCGGCGACCATCGAGTACGAGTGA